One window of Streptomyces sp. SUK 48 genomic DNA carries:
- a CDS encoding OB-fold nucleic acid binding domain-containing protein, which yields MPDVLKAPLVVEFPFTRSLGPVQRAFFTGLRERVLLGARTTAGRVLVPPAEYDPDTAEELRDLVPVATTGTVTTWAWNPAPRPGQPLATPFAWALVRLDGADTALLGALDAPGPDAVRTGLRVRVRWAAERTGAITDIACFEPYDGPPAQPAPHPGEFENPVTGIVAHARLDYTYTPGRAQSDHLNALAGRRIVGERCPSCRKVYVPPRGACPTCGVATTEHVEVGPRGTVTTFCVVNIKARNLDIEVPYVYAHIALDGADLALHARIAGIPYDQVRMGLRVEPVWTEDARHPDHYRPTGEPDADYDTYKELL from the coding sequence ATGCCCGACGTCCTCAAAGCACCACTCGTCGTCGAATTCCCCTTCACCCGCTCCCTCGGCCCCGTCCAGCGCGCCTTCTTCACCGGCCTGCGCGAACGCGTCCTGCTCGGCGCGCGCACCACCGCCGGACGCGTCCTCGTGCCGCCCGCCGAGTACGACCCCGACACCGCCGAGGAACTCCGCGACCTGGTGCCCGTCGCCACCACCGGCACGGTCACCACCTGGGCCTGGAACCCCGCCCCCCGGCCCGGCCAGCCCCTCGCCACCCCCTTCGCCTGGGCCCTGGTCCGCCTCGACGGCGCCGACACCGCCCTGCTGGGCGCCCTCGACGCCCCGGGCCCCGACGCGGTGCGCACCGGCCTGCGGGTACGCGTCCGCTGGGCCGCCGAACGCACCGGCGCCATCACCGACATCGCCTGCTTCGAGCCGTACGACGGCCCCCCGGCGCAACCCGCCCCGCACCCGGGGGAGTTCGAGAACCCGGTCACCGGCATCGTGGCCCACGCCCGGCTCGACTACACCTACACACCCGGCCGCGCCCAGTCCGACCACCTGAACGCGCTGGCCGGGCGCAGGATCGTCGGCGAACGCTGCCCCTCCTGCCGCAAGGTCTACGTCCCGCCCCGCGGCGCCTGCCCCACCTGCGGCGTCGCCACCACCGAACACGTCGAGGTGGGCCCGCGCGGCACCGTCACCACCTTCTGCGTCGTCAACATCAAGGCCCGCAACCTCGACATCGAGGTGCCCTACGTCTACGCGCACATCGCCCTCGACGGCGCCGACCTCGCCCTGCACGCCCGGATCGCCGGCATCCCCTACGACCAGGTGCGGATGGGCCTGCGCGTGGAACCGGTGTGGACCGAGGACGCCCGGCACCCCGACCACTACCGCCCCACCGGCGAACCCGACGCCGACTACGACACCTACAAGGAGCTGCTGTGA
- a CDS encoding N-acetylmuramoyl-L-alanine amidase: protein MRGSAPDSPSTPGHRHLRRAAVPLAAAALLLPLFGAAPAQSAPGSSPDRLQSAFASASAEYHVPQSVLLAVSYLQSRWDYHGGAPSVSGGYGPMHLTDARTAIAATEHFADGTEDARGDSSRPALHPEAKVPAESAIPARLKTLPRAAGLTGIPAAKLRTDPAANIVGGAALLAAAQRGLGEPLSADPADWYGAVARFSGADDTATAAVYADDVYDVLRTGERRTTDAGQRVALAAEPRLAPDTAQLSRTGLRTARDDGAECPKSVSCEWLPAAYAQFGDDDYGNHDLGDRPASQAIKYIVIHDTEGAWDGVLNLIQDPTYVSWNYTIRSTDGLIAQHVKAKDVAWHAGNWDINARSIGIEHEGFLADPDAWFTEAMYRSSARLVKYLSKQYGIPLDRQHILGHDNVPGPTASTIAGMHTDPGPYWDWAHYFQLLGHPFKKTAGRQGGLVTIRPDYATNQPAYTGCATAGEPCPAHASSEVRLYADHDGNAPLITDVGRGTAPTIDVNDVSSRAATGQQYAVADHWGDWTAIWYLGQKAWFQNPAKHPAAVSAKGMVITPKEGLTSIPVYGRAYPEKSAYPAGVPVQSVVPLPYTVAAGQKYVIGDEMPGEYYYSVTFTPDSHQVVRGDDLYYEIQYGHRVEFVRAADVTVENSAS, encoded by the coding sequence TTGCGAGGTTCCGCCCCCGACTCCCCGTCCACGCCCGGCCACAGACATCTGAGGCGGGCCGCCGTCCCGCTCGCCGCGGCGGCCCTGCTGCTGCCGCTGTTCGGCGCGGCCCCCGCCCAGAGCGCCCCGGGCTCCTCCCCCGACCGGCTGCAGTCGGCGTTCGCCTCCGCGTCCGCCGAGTACCACGTGCCGCAGAGCGTGCTGCTGGCCGTCTCCTACCTCCAGTCCCGCTGGGACTACCACGGTGGCGCGCCCAGCGTCTCCGGCGGCTACGGCCCGATGCACCTCACGGACGCCCGTACCGCGATCGCCGCCACGGAGCACTTCGCCGACGGCACCGAGGACGCCCGCGGCGACAGCTCCCGGCCCGCCCTGCACCCCGAGGCGAAGGTGCCGGCCGAGTCCGCGATCCCGGCCCGGCTGAAGACCCTGCCCCGGGCCGCCGGGCTGACCGGCATCCCCGCCGCGAAGCTGCGCACCGACCCGGCGGCGAACATCGTGGGCGGCGCCGCCCTGCTGGCCGCCGCGCAGCGGGGGCTCGGCGAGCCGCTGAGCGCCGACCCGGCCGACTGGTACGGCGCGGTGGCCCGCTTCTCCGGCGCCGACGACACGGCGACGGCTGCGGTGTACGCCGATGACGTGTACGACGTGCTGCGCACGGGTGAGCGGCGCACCACGGACGCCGGGCAGCGGGTCGCCCTGGCGGCCGAGCCGCGGCTCGCCCCGGACACCGCGCAGCTGTCCCGGACCGGGCTGCGCACCGCCAGGGACGACGGCGCGGAGTGCCCGAAGTCGGTGTCCTGCGAGTGGCTCCCGGCGGCGTACGCGCAGTTCGGCGACGACGACTACGGCAACCACGACCTCGGCGACCGCCCGGCGTCGCAGGCGATCAAGTACATCGTCATCCATGACACCGAGGGCGCCTGGGACGGGGTGCTGAACCTGATCCAGGACCCGACCTACGTGTCCTGGAACTACACCATCCGCTCCACCGACGGGCTGATCGCCCAGCACGTCAAGGCGAAGGACGTGGCCTGGCACGCGGGCAACTGGGACATCAACGCGCGTTCGATCGGCATCGAGCACGAGGGCTTCCTCGCCGACCCGGACGCCTGGTTCACCGAGGCGATGTACCGGTCCTCGGCGCGGCTGGTGAAGTACCTGTCCAAGCAGTACGGCATTCCGCTGGACCGGCAGCACATCCTGGGCCATGACAACGTGCCGGGACCGACCGCGTCCACCATCGCGGGGATGCACACCGACCCGGGGCCGTACTGGGACTGGGCGCACTACTTCCAGCTGCTCGGCCACCCGTTCAAGAAGACCGCGGGCAGGCAGGGCGGCCTGGTGACGATCCGGCCGGACTACGCCACCAACCAGCCGGCCTACACGGGCTGCGCCACGGCGGGCGAGCCCTGCCCGGCGCACGCCTCCAGCGAGGTGCGGCTGTACGCGGACCACGATGGGAACGCACCGCTGATCACGGACGTCGGGCGCGGTACGGCGCCGACGATCGACGTCAACGACGTGTCCTCGCGGGCCGCCACCGGCCAGCAGTACGCGGTCGCCGATCACTGGGGCGACTGGACGGCCATCTGGTACCTCGGCCAGAAGGCGTGGTTCCAGAACCCGGCGAAGCACCCGGCGGCCGTCTCCGCCAAGGGCATGGTGATCACCCCGAAGGAGGGTCTGACCAGCATCCCGGTGTACGGCCGGGCCTACCCGGAGAAGTCCGCCTATCCGGCGGGGGTGCCCGTCCAGTCGGTGGTACCGCTGCCGTACACGGTTGCGGCCGGGCAGAAGTACGTGATCGGTGACGAGATGCCGGGCGAGTACTACTACTCGGTCACCTTCACCCCGGACTCGCACCAGGTGGTGCGGGGCGACGACCTGTACTACGAGATCCAGTACGGCCACCGGGTGGAGTTCGTCCGCGCGGCCGACGTGACCGTGGAGAATTCGGCGAGCTGA
- a CDS encoding universal stress protein — protein MSAAPVIAAVDGSEDSLRAMEWAADAARRRAAPLRVIHVRQYAAWGQTDVLVAGPPEEEEGDPVLDEVRARLADHAPETVEYIALEGAPGAVLPELGVDAQLMVLGSRGRGGFASLLLGSNSLAAARDAECPVVVVPPPEREVHGEGPAEPGPRVVVGVNVDSPDEATLDFAFTEAALRGARVQAIAAYPWPLQTWSAPGQLVPPMPDEEAIANETRTLAEGFLAPHRERHPGVRADSEAVPGDAAGNLVAASRDAELVVVGRHRRRLLAPARMMGSVTQAVLLHAAAPVAVLAPTPGEE, from the coding sequence ATGAGTGCTGCGCCGGTGATCGCCGCGGTGGACGGTTCCGAGGACAGTCTGCGTGCGATGGAGTGGGCGGCGGACGCCGCCCGTCGCCGTGCGGCACCGCTGCGGGTGATCCATGTCCGCCAGTACGCCGCCTGGGGGCAGACCGACGTCCTGGTGGCCGGGCCGCCCGAGGAGGAGGAAGGCGACCCCGTCCTCGACGAGGTGCGCGCCCGACTCGCGGACCACGCGCCCGAGACCGTGGAGTACATCGCGCTGGAGGGCGCGCCCGGCGCGGTGCTGCCCGAACTCGGCGTCGACGCCCAGCTGATGGTGCTGGGCTCCCGGGGCCGGGGCGGCTTCGCCAGCCTGCTGCTCGGCTCCAACAGCCTCGCCGCCGCGCGGGACGCCGAGTGCCCGGTGGTCGTCGTACCCCCGCCCGAGCGCGAGGTGCACGGCGAGGGCCCGGCCGAGCCCGGCCCCCGGGTGGTGGTCGGTGTGAACGTCGACAGTCCCGACGAGGCCACCCTCGACTTCGCCTTCACCGAGGCGGCTCTGCGCGGCGCCCGGGTGCAGGCGATCGCCGCCTACCCGTGGCCCCTCCAGACCTGGTCGGCGCCGGGCCAGCTGGTGCCGCCCATGCCCGACGAGGAGGCCATCGCGAACGAGACCCGGACGCTCGCCGAGGGCTTCCTCGCCCCGCACCGCGAGCGCCACCCGGGCGTCCGCGCCGACTCGGAGGCCGTGCCGGGCGACGCGGCGGGCAACCTGGTGGCCGCCTCCCGCGACGCCGAACTCGTCGTCGTCGGCCGCCACCGCCGCCGCCTGCTCGCCCCGGCCCGCATGATGGGCTCCGTGACCCAGGCCGTCCTGCTGCACGCGGCCGCCCCGGTCGCGGTGCTCGCGCCGACGCCGGGGGAGGAGTGA
- a CDS encoding DUF397 domain-containing protein yields the protein MAESTTQHKPLKGWDKPDLDLSKAEWRSSSRGKGDVQIAFVEGFIAMRNSERPESPSLIFTPAEWGAFVSDAREGEFDLT from the coding sequence GTGGCCGAGAGCACCACCCAGCACAAGCCGCTCAAGGGCTGGGACAAGCCGGACCTGGACCTGAGCAAGGCCGAGTGGCGGTCCAGCAGCCGAGGCAAGGGCGATGTCCAGATCGCCTTCGTCGAGGGCTTCATCGCGATGCGCAACAGCGAGCGCCCGGAGAGCCCCTCCCTGATCTTCACCCCCGCGGAGTGGGGCGCCTTCGTCTCCGACGCGCGGGAAGGGGAGTTCGACCTCACCTGA
- a CDS encoding thiolase domain-containing protein, with protein MNRPIAVVAFAQSDHRRSTDELSEVEMLMPVLHEVLARTGLRTADIGFTCSGSSDYLAGRAFSFTMTLDGVGAWPPISESHVEMDGAFALYEAWSKLLTGDADTALVYAYGKSSPGSPRDVLTRQLDPYYLAPLWPDSVALAALQAQALLDAGDTDEDALAAIGARSRAAATANPHAQLRGPVPRGDHLVRPLRTGDCPPIGDGAAAVILAAGDRARRLCARPAWIRGLDHRIEPHSLGARDLTDSPSTRLAAERAGAFERPVDTAELHAPFSSQEVVLRKALRLGDEVCVNPSGGALAANPVMAAGLIRIGEAAARIHRGASDRALAHATSGPCLQQNLVAVLEGDPR; from the coding sequence GTGAACCGGCCGATCGCGGTCGTCGCCTTCGCCCAGAGCGATCACCGGCGCAGCACGGACGAACTGTCCGAGGTCGAGATGCTGATGCCGGTCCTGCACGAGGTCCTCGCGCGAACCGGCCTGCGGACCGCCGACATCGGCTTCACCTGCTCCGGCTCCAGCGACTACCTCGCCGGGCGCGCCTTCTCCTTCACCATGACCCTCGACGGGGTGGGCGCCTGGCCGCCGATCTCCGAGTCCCATGTGGAGATGGACGGCGCCTTCGCCCTGTACGAGGCATGGTCCAAGCTGCTCACCGGGGACGCCGACACCGCCCTCGTCTACGCGTACGGCAAGTCCTCGCCCGGCTCGCCGCGCGATGTGCTCACCCGGCAGCTCGACCCCTACTACCTCGCCCCGCTGTGGCCCGACTCCGTGGCCCTCGCCGCACTCCAGGCGCAGGCCCTGCTCGACGCCGGCGACACCGACGAGGACGCCCTCGCCGCCATCGGTGCCCGCAGCCGCGCCGCCGCCACCGCCAACCCGCACGCCCAGCTGCGCGGCCCGGTGCCGCGCGGCGATCACCTCGTGCGGCCCCTGCGCACCGGCGACTGCCCGCCCATCGGCGACGGCGCCGCCGCCGTGATCCTCGCCGCCGGCGACCGGGCCCGGCGGCTGTGCGCGCGGCCCGCCTGGATCCGGGGCCTGGACCACCGCATCGAGCCCCACTCCCTCGGCGCCCGCGACCTCACCGACTCACCCTCCACGCGGCTCGCCGCCGAACGGGCCGGAGCCTTCGAACGACCCGTGGACACGGCCGAGTTGCACGCCCCCTTCAGCTCCCAGGAAGTCGTCCTGCGCAAGGCGCTGCGCCTCGGCGACGAGGTGTGCGTCAACCCCTCCGGCGGGGCCCTCGCCGCCAACCCCGTCATGGCCGCCGGACTCATCCGCATCGGCGAGGCCGCCGCCCGCATCCACCGGGGCGCGTCCGACCGCGCCCTCGCACACGCCACCTCCGGCCCCTGCCTCCAGCAGAACCTGGTCGCCGTACTCGAAGGGGATCCCCGATGA
- a CDS encoding crotonase/enoyl-CoA hydratase family protein, with protein sequence MGGTEHLTVRREGATLVLTLDRPEARNALSLPMLVGLYDGWLEADADDTVRSIVLTGAGGSFSSGMDLKALAGDGMRGQAHRDRLKDDPDLHWKAMLRHHRPRKPVIAAVEGYCVAGGTEILQGTDIRVAGESATFGLFEVRRGLFPIGGSTVRLQRQIPRTHALEMLLTGRPYSAREAADIGLIGHVVPDGTALDRALEIAGRINACGPLAVEAVKASVYESAELTETEGLAAELARGWPIFATADAKEGARAFAEKRPPDYQRA encoded by the coding sequence ATGGGCGGGACGGAACACCTCACCGTGCGACGCGAGGGCGCCACCCTGGTGCTCACGCTCGACCGGCCCGAAGCCAGGAACGCGCTGTCGCTGCCGATGCTCGTCGGCCTCTACGACGGCTGGCTGGAGGCCGACGCGGACGACACGGTCCGCTCGATCGTGCTCACCGGCGCCGGCGGCTCCTTCTCCTCCGGCATGGACCTGAAGGCGCTGGCCGGCGACGGCATGCGCGGCCAGGCGCACCGCGACCGGCTCAAGGACGACCCCGACCTGCACTGGAAGGCGATGCTGCGCCACCACCGCCCCCGCAAACCGGTGATCGCCGCCGTCGAGGGGTACTGCGTCGCGGGCGGCACCGAGATCCTCCAGGGCACCGACATCCGGGTCGCCGGCGAGTCCGCCACCTTCGGCCTGTTCGAGGTCCGGCGCGGACTCTTCCCGATCGGCGGCTCCACGGTCCGCCTGCAACGCCAGATCCCGCGCACCCACGCGCTGGAGATGCTGCTCACCGGCCGCCCCTACAGCGCCCGGGAGGCCGCGGACATCGGCCTGATCGGCCATGTCGTGCCCGACGGCACCGCCCTCGACCGGGCACTGGAGATCGCCGGGCGGATCAACGCGTGCGGCCCGCTCGCCGTCGAGGCCGTGAAGGCGTCCGTGTACGAGAGCGCCGAGCTGACCGAGACCGAGGGCCTCGCCGCCGAACTCGCCCGCGGATGGCCGATCTTCGCCACCGCCGACGCCAAGGAGGGCGCCCGCGCCTTCGCGGAGAAACGGCCCCCCGACTACCAGCGCGCCTGA
- a CDS encoding acyl-CoA synthetase, with protein sequence MEYNLADLFESVADAVPDREALVYLDHPGTGAERRLTYAELDAAANRLAHHLADSGIRPGEHLGLHLYNGVEYVQTVLACLKARIVPVNVNYRYVEEELVYLYRDADLVALVYDAEFEDRVGAAVPRVPGLRRLLRVGPGPAGIGTAADFARAEASGSPERGFGERSGDDQFIIYTGGTTGMPKGVMWRQEDLFFAGLGGGAPTGEPVKAPEELAERVAAGGSGITFFPTPPLMHGTSTLTAFIGFNFGQRVVLHRRFVPEEVLRTVERERVTSMSLVGDAMLRPLIDALNGPLRGTDCSALFSVSSSGAIMSETVRRQFAELVPNAVLLNNFGSSESGFNGTATEDSGPERGFRLRVNSRTRVVDPATREPVAPGETGRVAQCGHVPLGYYNDPRKTAETFFERDGVRWVLLGDMATVDADGVLTVLGRGSQCINTGGEKVYPEEVEQALKAHPDVYDALVAGVPDATWGNHVAAVVQLRAGAPRLSLSELRTHCRTRLAGYKIPRQLVLTDTIHRSPSGKADYRWAREVAVADYPAPS encoded by the coding sequence GTGGAGTACAACCTTGCCGACCTGTTCGAGTCGGTGGCCGACGCGGTGCCGGACCGCGAGGCGCTCGTGTACCTCGACCATCCCGGCACGGGTGCGGAGCGCCGGCTGACGTACGCCGAGCTGGACGCGGCGGCCAACCGCCTCGCGCACCATCTCGCCGACAGCGGGATACGCCCCGGGGAGCATCTGGGCCTGCATCTGTACAACGGTGTCGAGTACGTGCAGACGGTGCTGGCCTGCCTGAAGGCGCGGATCGTTCCGGTGAACGTCAACTACCGCTATGTCGAAGAGGAGTTGGTGTACCTCTACCGGGACGCGGATCTGGTGGCGCTGGTCTACGACGCGGAGTTCGAGGACCGGGTGGGCGCGGCGGTGCCGCGCGTGCCGGGGCTGCGGCGGCTGCTGCGGGTCGGGCCCGGCCCGGCGGGGATCGGTACGGCGGCGGACTTCGCGCGCGCCGAGGCGTCCGGTTCGCCGGAGCGCGGCTTCGGGGAGCGGTCCGGGGACGACCAGTTCATCATCTACACCGGTGGCACGACCGGTATGCCGAAGGGGGTGATGTGGCGCCAGGAGGACCTGTTCTTCGCGGGGCTCGGCGGGGGCGCGCCGACGGGTGAGCCGGTCAAGGCCCCCGAGGAGCTGGCCGAGCGGGTCGCCGCGGGCGGCAGCGGCATCACCTTCTTCCCCACTCCCCCGCTGATGCACGGCACCTCGACGCTCACCGCCTTCATCGGCTTCAACTTCGGCCAGCGCGTCGTGCTGCACCGCAGGTTCGTGCCCGAGGAGGTGCTGCGCACGGTCGAGCGGGAGAGGGTCACCAGCATGTCCCTGGTCGGCGACGCGATGCTGCGCCCGCTGATCGACGCGCTGAACGGGCCCCTGAGGGGCACCGACTGCTCGGCGCTGTTCAGCGTCTCCTCGTCCGGCGCGATCATGTCGGAGACGGTGCGCCGGCAGTTCGCCGAACTGGTCCCGAACGCCGTGCTGCTGAACAACTTCGGCTCCTCCGAGTCCGGTTTCAACGGCACGGCGACGGAGGACTCCGGGCCCGAACGCGGCTTCCGGCTGCGGGTCAACTCCCGTACCCGGGTGGTCGATCCGGCGACCCGTGAGCCGGTCGCCCCGGGTGAGACCGGCCGGGTCGCGCAGTGCGGGCATGTCCCGCTCGGCTACTACAACGACCCGCGCAAAACCGCCGAGACCTTCTTCGAGCGGGACGGGGTGCGCTGGGTGCTGCTCGGCGACATGGCGACCGTCGACGCGGACGGCGTCCTCACCGTGCTCGGCCGGGGCTCCCAGTGCATCAACACCGGCGGCGAGAAGGTCTACCCCGAGGAGGTCGAACAGGCCCTCAAGGCGCATCCGGACGTGTACGACGCCCTGGTCGCCGGGGTGCCGGACGCCACCTGGGGCAACCATGTGGCGGCCGTCGTGCAGCTGCGCGCGGGCGCGCCCCGCCTCTCGCTGTCCGAGCTGCGGACCCATTGCCGTACCCGGCTGGCCGGATACAAGATCCCCCGGCAGCTCGTCCTCACCGACACCATCCACCGTTCCCCGAGCGGCAAGGCGGACTACCGGTGGGCGCGGGAGGTGGCGGTGGCCGACTACCCGGCGCCTTCGTGA